In a single window of the Centropristis striata isolate RG_2023a ecotype Rhode Island chromosome 18, C.striata_1.0, whole genome shotgun sequence genome:
- the psmc6 gene encoding 26S proteasome regulatory subunit 10B, whose translation MADTREKALQDYRKKLLEHKEIDGRLKELREQLREQTKQYEKSENDLKALQSVGQIVGEVLKQLTEEKFIVKATNGPRYVVGCRRQLDKSQLKPGTRVALDMTTLTIMRYLPREVDPLVYNMSHEDPGSVSYSEIGGLSEQIRELREVIELPLTNPELFQRVGIIPPKGCLLYGPPGTGKTLLARAVASQLDCNFLKVVSSSIVDKYIGESARLIREMFNYARDHQPCIIFMDEIDAIGGRRFSEGTSADREIQRTLMELLNQMDGFDTLHRVKMIMATNRPDTLDPALLRPGRLDRKIHIELPNEQARLDILKIHSSPITKHGEIDYEAIVKLSDGFNGADLRNVCTEAGLFAIRSDREYVTQEDFMKAVRKVADSKKLESKLDYKPV comes from the exons ATGGCGGATACCAGGGAGAAAGCGCTGCAAGACTACAGGAAAAAATTACTCGAACACAAGGAAATTGACGGGCGATTAAAAGAAT TGAGAGAACAGCTGAGAGAACAAACTAAACAGTATGAAAAATCAGAGAATGACCTGAAGGCTCTGCAAAGTGTTGGACAG ATTGTTGGAGAAGTGCTCAAACAGCTGACTGAGGAGAAAT TCATTGTCAAGGCCACCAATGGTCCCAGATATGTGGTTGGATGCCGCAGACAG CTGGACAAGTCACAGCTGAAGCCAGGCACCAGGGTGGCTTTGGACATGACCACACTCACTATAATGAG GTACCTGCCAAGAGAGGTGGACCCTCTGGTGTACAACATGTCCCACGAGGACCCCGGCAGCGTCTCCTACTCTGAAATTGGAGGCTTGTCTGAACAGATCCgtgagctcagagag GTGATTGAGCTGCCTCTGACCAACCCTGAGCTCTTCCAGAGAGTGGGCATCATCCCCCCTAAAGGCTGCCTGCTGTACGGACCTCCAG GTACTGGGAAGACTCTTCTTGCCAGAGCAGTAGCCAGTCAGCTGGACTGTAACTTCCTCAAG GTGGTGTCAAGCTCCATCGTGGACAAGTACATTGGTGAGAGTGCCAGGCTGATCAGAGAGATGTTTAATTATGCCAGAGACCACCAGCCTTGCATCATCTTTATGGATGAGATTGATGCCATCG GTGGCCGTCGCTTCTCTGAGGGAACTTCTGCTGACAGAGAGATCCAGAGAACTTTGATGGAG CTGCTGAACCAGATGGATGGCTTCGACACGCTGCACAGAGTCAAGATGATCATGGCCACGAACAGGCCTGACACTCTGGACCCTGCCCTGCTGCGCCCCGGCCGACTGGACCGCAAAATCC aTATCGAACTTCCCAATGAACAGGCTCGTCTGGACATTCTCAAGATCCACTCCAGTCCCATCACCAAGCACGGAGAAATAG ATTATGAAGCCATTGTGAAGCTGTCAGACGGTTTCAATGGAGCTGATCTAAGGAACGTGTGCACAGAAGCAG gaCTGTTTGCCATCCGCTCTGACCGCGAGTACGTCACCCAGGAAGACTTCATGAAAGCCGTGCGGAAGGTGGCTGATTCTAAGAAGCTTGAGTCCAAGTTGGATTACAAGCCTGTATAA
- the zfp36l1b gene encoding mRNA decay activator protein ZFP36L1b isoform X2 → MAYNKKPLKYSDSNGLGGHQLMSVPCSSANLSCTPTGSMLDREMDGAPSAGGPFQRSHSVSLHSEKFSQNQFVNSLKSDPSVLLGFSCSNNKENHFRQRSYSELGDMVGASSQACVGGSSQVISSRYKTELCRPFEENGTCKYGDKCQFAHGVHELRSLSRHPKYKTELCRTFHTIGFCRYGPRCHFIHNAEERRGPPPLSSFNKMERPRLQHSFSFAGFSSSSGKQDSPTSVTPPPMFYTKELTKWQGSPFAFSSQEFASLFGPSLEPPTASEPPTPPSQTTPGSFQSPLESAHSPPESLSDQEGYQSSLGSQSGAESPLLDASRRLPIFSTLSVSDD, encoded by the exons ATGGCTTAT AACAAAAAGCCATTAAAGTACAGCGACAGTAACGGCCTTGGTGGACATCAGCTGATGTCTGTCCCATGCTCCAGTGCCAACCTCTCCTGCACCCCCACTGGATCCATGCTGGATAGGGAGATGGATGGGGCCCCCTCTGCAGGTGGCCCGTTCCAACGCAGTCACTCAGTCAgcctccacagtgaaaagtTCAGCCAGAACCAGTTTGTTAACAGCCTTAAAAGCGATCCCTCCGTGTTGTTGGGTTTcagctgcagcaacaacaaGGAAAACCATTTCCGTCAGCGCTCCTACTCAGAGCTGGGGGATATGGTGGGGGCCAGCAGCCAGGCGTGCGTTGGTGGAAGCAGCCAAGTCATCTCCAGCCGCTATAAGACGGAGCTGTGCCGTCCCTTTGAGGAGAACGGCACCTGTAAATACGGTGACAAGTGCCAGTTTGCTCATGGCGTGCACGAGCTGCGCAGCCTAAGCCGCCACCCGAAGTACAAGACTGAGCTGTGTCGCACCTTCCACACCATCGGTTTCTGCCGGTATGGTCCACGATGCCACTTTATCCACAATGCAGAGGAGCGCCGTGggccccctcccctctcctcctttaACAAGATGGAGCGCCCTCGGTTACAGCACAGCTTCAGCTTCGCCGGCTTCTCCAGCTCCAGTGGCAAGCAGGACAGCCCCACCTCCGTCACACCTCCACCAATGTTCTACACCAAAGAGCTGACCAAGTGGCAGGGCAGCCCCTTTGCTTTCTCTAGCCAGGAGTTTGCCAGCCTGTTTGGCCCCAGCTTGGAACCTCCAACCGCATCTGAGCCTCCGACCCCACCCTCCCAGACTACCCCCGGCTCGTTCCAGTCCCCATTAGAGAGTGCCCACAGCCCCCCAGAGTCTCTGTCTGACCAGGAGGGCTATCAGAGCAGCCTGGGCAGTCAGAGTGGTGCTGAGTCCCCGCTACTGGATGCCTCGCGTCGACTCCCCATCTTTAGCACACTCTCCGTCTCTGATGATTAA
- the zfp36l1b gene encoding mRNA decay activator protein ZFP36L1b isoform X1 produces the protein MTATIISTFFENREVCYENKKPLKYSDSNGLGGHQLMSVPCSSANLSCTPTGSMLDREMDGAPSAGGPFQRSHSVSLHSEKFSQNQFVNSLKSDPSVLLGFSCSNNKENHFRQRSYSELGDMVGASSQACVGGSSQVISSRYKTELCRPFEENGTCKYGDKCQFAHGVHELRSLSRHPKYKTELCRTFHTIGFCRYGPRCHFIHNAEERRGPPPLSSFNKMERPRLQHSFSFAGFSSSSGKQDSPTSVTPPPMFYTKELTKWQGSPFAFSSQEFASLFGPSLEPPTASEPPTPPSQTTPGSFQSPLESAHSPPESLSDQEGYQSSLGSQSGAESPLLDASRRLPIFSTLSVSDD, from the coding sequence AACAAAAAGCCATTAAAGTACAGCGACAGTAACGGCCTTGGTGGACATCAGCTGATGTCTGTCCCATGCTCCAGTGCCAACCTCTCCTGCACCCCCACTGGATCCATGCTGGATAGGGAGATGGATGGGGCCCCCTCTGCAGGTGGCCCGTTCCAACGCAGTCACTCAGTCAgcctccacagtgaaaagtTCAGCCAGAACCAGTTTGTTAACAGCCTTAAAAGCGATCCCTCCGTGTTGTTGGGTTTcagctgcagcaacaacaaGGAAAACCATTTCCGTCAGCGCTCCTACTCAGAGCTGGGGGATATGGTGGGGGCCAGCAGCCAGGCGTGCGTTGGTGGAAGCAGCCAAGTCATCTCCAGCCGCTATAAGACGGAGCTGTGCCGTCCCTTTGAGGAGAACGGCACCTGTAAATACGGTGACAAGTGCCAGTTTGCTCATGGCGTGCACGAGCTGCGCAGCCTAAGCCGCCACCCGAAGTACAAGACTGAGCTGTGTCGCACCTTCCACACCATCGGTTTCTGCCGGTATGGTCCACGATGCCACTTTATCCACAATGCAGAGGAGCGCCGTGggccccctcccctctcctcctttaACAAGATGGAGCGCCCTCGGTTACAGCACAGCTTCAGCTTCGCCGGCTTCTCCAGCTCCAGTGGCAAGCAGGACAGCCCCACCTCCGTCACACCTCCACCAATGTTCTACACCAAAGAGCTGACCAAGTGGCAGGGCAGCCCCTTTGCTTTCTCTAGCCAGGAGTTTGCCAGCCTGTTTGGCCCCAGCTTGGAACCTCCAACCGCATCTGAGCCTCCGACCCCACCCTCCCAGACTACCCCCGGCTCGTTCCAGTCCCCATTAGAGAGTGCCCACAGCCCCCCAGAGTCTCTGTCTGACCAGGAGGGCTATCAGAGCAGCCTGGGCAGTCAGAGTGGTGCTGAGTCCCCGCTACTGGATGCCTCGCGTCGACTCCCCATCTTTAGCACACTCTCCGTCTCTGATGATTAA